From Deltaproteobacteria bacterium:
GGTCAATCCCGGGATCATCCACCTCCACGTGTCCGGGTACGGAAGCTGGGGGCCGTGGACCGGCAGGACCTCCTACGACGCGGTGGCGCAGAGCATGGGCGCGCTCGCGACGATCACCGGTTTCGAGGAGCGGGGACCGATCAAGTCGGGGGTGTGGATCGCCGACTGGGTCACGGGCCTCATGTGCGCCAACGCCATCCTGTCGGCCCTGAACTACCGCGAGCGGACCGGGGAGGGGCAGTTCATCGACTACCTCCAGGTGGAAAACGTCATCCGCCTGCTCGACTGGACGTGGCTCTACTCGTTCAAGACCGGCGAGAACCGGAAGCGGGCGGGAAACCGGGACCTGGCGATCTGCCCGTCCGGCCTCTTCGACTGCTCCGACGGGCGGGTCGCGGTGGCCGCGTTCGGCGAAGGGGAGTTCCGGGGGTTGTGCCTCGCCATGGGCCGGACGGACCTGCTCGAGCAGTACTCCGATCCGCTGGTTCGCCTTTCGGAGGGAAACGCCCGGGAGCTGCTCGGGATCGTGGCCGACTGGACCGGCAGGCATCGCGTGGAGGAGGTGGAGGAGCTCGGCTGCCGTCACGGCTTCGCCGCGTCCCGGGTGCTCGAGGCGAAGGACGTGTACCACAGCGACCATTTCCGGGGACGGGGCGCCGTACAGGAGTACGACGATCCCCTCTACGGGACCATGGTGCAGCAGTGCTACCCGCCGGTCATGGGCGGTACGCCGGGCCGGCTCAAGTGGAGCTGCCGCCCGCTGGGATTCGACAACGGGTACGTGCTGAAGAGGTTCCTCGGCCGGACGGACGAGGAGGTCCGGAAGCTCGAGGAGCAGGGCGTGGTTTTCCGGTGGAATCCGAACGTCCCGTCGCAATGCCCGCCGCCCGGCTGGGACGGTGTGCGCGGGATGAAGCTCGCCTGACGCGGCGGAGGGGAGGGACCGAAGGGAAAATGGACGACGCGAAGATCACGGGTCTCTCCTCCAACCCGGAATACGCGAAGTGGTCGCACCGGGAGACGAATCCGGAGGAGATCCGCCGGAAGCCGGAAGCGCTCGACGACACGCTCGTGCTGGACGCAAGCCACGGCAGCTTCGCGGGGCTGTTCGCCTCCTCCCTGCTCGCGGAGATGGGGGCGGAGGTGATCCGCGTCGAGCCGCCCGGGGGGGATATCGCGCGGAAGATGACCCCGTACGGGATGATGATCGGGGACGCGGGGCTCGGGTACATCACGGAGGGACGGAACAAGTTCCACGTCACCCTCGACATCGCCTCGGAGGAGGGGAAGGGGATCTTCCGGCGGCTCGCCGGGAAGGCCGCGGTCCTGATCCACACCTTCGGCCCGGGACGGATGGAGGGGCTCGGACTGGGGTACGCCGAACTTCGCGACGTCAACCCGGGGCTGGTCTACGCGGCGATCCACACCTACGGGCAATCCGGCGCCGACGCGGAGAAGTACGCCGGCCAGCCGGGGTACGACATCGTCGACCAGGCCCGGGGCGTGATCATGTCGGTCACGGGCGAACCGGACCTCGATCCCGACGTTCCCGAATCGTTCAAGAGGCCGTTGAAGCAGGGAAACTGGATGGGCTGGTACGCCGGAGGCGCGTGGGCGGCGTTCGGCATCCAGATGGCGCTGTTCCACCGGCGGAGGACCGGCGCGGGGCAGTTCATCGACGCTTCGCCCCCGGAGGGGCTGATGGCGATTTCGAACTACGTCATGCAATATTTCCACATGACGGGGAAGCAGATGCCGCGCGCGGGAAACTACGACTACGCCGTCTTCCCGTACACCTACGTGAAGTGCAGGGACGGCCACACCTTCATCTCCGGGTTCTCCGACCCCAACTGGTCGGCGCTGTGCGAAATCATGAACCGCCCCGATCTGCGGGAGAAGTTCCCCACCATCCGGGAGCGGCTGACCCCGGAGAACCAGCCGGCGATCCAGCACGAGATCGAGCGGTTCACCGTCCAGTACACCTCCGACGAGATCCAGGGGATGATCACGGAGTACGGAAAGAGGCCCGACAAGAAGGGGACGGTGGTCACCGGGCGGCTCGAGACCCCCGGGGACGTCCTGACGCGGGAGCACTGGGAGGCGAGAAGGACGTTCCTCCGGATGAACGACCCGCATTACGGGGAACTGCTCCTTCCCAACTCCACGTTCAAGTCGATGTCCGCGACCCCGGGACGGGTCAAATGGGCGTGCCGGCCGATCGGGGCCGACAACGAATTCATCTACGGGAAATACCTGGGGCTGGGGGCCGGGACGCTGGGGGGATTGAAGGAAAGAGGGATCGTCTGACGGGGAACCGTCACCGCAGGCACTGGAACACGCCCATGCACCACATGCAGCTTCCGCACTGGACGTTCCGTATGTGGCAATCCTGCTCGAACTCCTCGGTCTGGACGTAGTCGCACGGGGCGAGGCCGCAGCTTGCGCAGTACGGGTAGTCGTATTTGACCACGTCCTCGCGGAACGACCGGAAACCGGGGTCGTTCCAGATCTCGAGGATCCCCCGTTCCGCCACTTTTCCGAATACCCTCGGGTGCACCGGCTGCTTCCAGCCGTGCGCGTAGCAGGTGTAGCGGTGCCACAGGAAGTAGCACGGCGAGACCGCCCCTTCCCACGAGACGAACGCCCCCCCCTCCTCGACGAAGCTGCAATTCCGCTTCTCCTTCAGGGAGATGCCGGGGAGCCGGAGGTCGAGCCCTTCCTTCCGGGCGACTTCCGCGGCCTCGGCGAAGACGTCGGCGACCGCTTCGCCGTGTCCCCGATCCGCCGCGATCAGCTTCCTCACGTCGAGGAAGATGCCACGGGCCATCGCGTCCGCCCTCATGGCTTCGACGTACCGGAGGACCGCTTCTTCCCCGGGGGTCCGGTCGTATTTCCACCGGATCTCGAAGTACCGGCGGATGTCCGAACCTTCCCTCCGGGCCTTCTCGTCCCACTCCCGGAAGATCGCGATCGCCTGGTCGGTGTTCGGGTCGAAGGCGGCCTCCTTTCCGTGGTGCGGGTCGTACGGGAGAACGTGCGTGACGATCGCGAACGTGGCGCCCCGGGCGGCGGACCATCGAAGCGCCTCGGGGAGCTCCCGCAGGTTGCCGCGCATCACCACGTACTCCACCCCCACCTGCAGCTCCGGACGTCCGAGGGCGGCCTTCGCGGAAGCCATCGCGGAGAGCGCCCGCTCCACGCCTTCGATCTCCCCGCCGCCCCGGACCTTGCGGAACGTCTCCGGAGAGACTCCGTCGATGGAAAAGCAGATGCGGTCGAGCCCCGCGGACGCGAGGGAGGCGGCCCGGTCCGGGGTCAGGAGGAGACCGTTGGACTGGAAGCCGACCCACCCTTCCCGCGGCATCCGCTCCCGGGCCGCGCGGATCATATCCTCGAGCCGCGGATGGAGCAACGGCTCGCCGACCCCGTTCAGGACGAGCGCCTGGAGCCGCGGGAACGCGGGGGCCATCGATTCGAACAGCGGAACCGGAAGGTCGCCCTCGGGAGAGCAGCCGCCCGCGGTCTGCTTCACGCACATCGCGCAGTGCAGGTTGCACCGCGTGGTGACCTCGACGAACAGCTTGGAGGGGTGGTCGAGAAACGCGGGGGAGACGGTCACGCGGTCAACCGCCGATCCGGGACATGCCTAGGGGGCCGTTCCCCGGCTCGTCCCCGGCCAGGCGGTGCCGATCGGGTTTTTTGCGGACGATATCGAGGAGCGCACTCGTAAGCCCCGGCGCTCCCGCTTCCCGGAGCAGCGGCGCAAGGTCCGTCTCCCGGCGGGAGAACAGGCACCCTCGCGCCTTCCCGGAAGCGGTGACGCGAATCCGGTTGCAATCCCGGCAGAAGTGGCCGGAGACGGGGGTGATCACCCCGATCGTCCCGGCGGCGCCCCGGATCCTGTAGTCCTTCGCCGGGCCGGCGAGCTCTCCCCGGTCGACCTCGTCGAACGGGAACCGATTCGCGATCCGGTCGAGGATCTCGCTGCCGGGGACCACGAGGGAGCGCCAGTCCTCCTCCCCCGCGCCGGACGGCATGAATTCGATGAAGCGAACGGCGTACGGCCTGTCGAGCGTGAGCGCCGCGAAGTCGACCACTTCGTGGTCGTTGACGCCCCGCATCACCACCATGTTCAGTTTGACCGGGAACCCGGCGCTCTCCGCCGCCCGGATCCCGGCGAGGACCCGGTCCATGTCCCCCCGGCGGGTGATCCGCTCGAAATTCCCGGGGTCGAGGGAGTCGATGCTGATGTTGATCCGCTGGACTCCCGCGCTCCTCAGCGGTTTCGCCATCTCCTCGAGCAGGAGTCCGTTGGTGGTGAGGACGAGCTGCCGCAGGCCGGGGATTTCCGCCAACCGGGAGAGGAAGCCGAGGATCCCCTTCCGGATCAGCGGCTCGCCGCCCGTCACCCGGATCTTCTCGATCCCGAGGGAAACCGCGGTCCGCGCGACGAGGAACAGCTCCTCGTAGCTCAAGATTTCCCCGTGCGGCAGCAACGGGATCCCTTCCGCCGGCATGCAGTACCGGCACCGCAGGTTGCACCGGTCGGTGACGGAAAGCCGAAGGTAGTTGATCTTCCGGCCGTAGGCGTCGATCATCATCCATACATTATGCACCAACCGTACCGGGAGTTTCCCGATTCCCGAAGAGGAACCCCGCGGTGGAACGGCTCCCCGGTTGCCTCCAGGGCAGGCGCAATTCGGGAAAAAACAGAACGGGGTTTCCCGGACATGGGATCGCCGGTCCAGGAATGACCCGGAGGCGTCCCACATGATTGCAATAATGGGACGAAGGCGCGTTCTTCCGTTCCATCGAATCAGGGGAAGCGGCCGGCGGATCCGCGGCATAACCGTTATTACGGGTTATATATAACGAGTTCGCGGGAAGCGCGTATCTTCCTTCGGTGGCACGGCATCTTCCATCTCGCGAGCAAAATAAAACGACAGGAGCCGTTGGAGCGGCCACCCGCCCCGGCGGCCGAAAGGAACGAGGCGCTGGTGCGGTCGCGGGTCCCAGCCATCGGCACAGGAATTGCTGCCCTGATCAGGGGGTTTTGCAACGTTTAAAGATTCCATAACGTCCGGATGAAGGAGAGCGCACATGGACAAGATACTCAGGGTCGACATGGGGGCGGAAGGAGGTCCGAAGACCAGGATCGAGCCGGTCGGGGAGTTCGCCGGGCTCGGCGGTAGGGCGATGACCACCGCGATCGTGTCCAGGGAAGTCCACCCCCTATGCCACCCGCTGGGCGCCGAGAACAAGCTCGTCATCGCCCCCGGCTCCCTGAGCGGCACGGCGGCGTCCATGAGCGGGCGGATTTCGGTGGGGTGCAAGAGCCCCCTGACGGGCGGCATCAAGGAATCGAACGCGGGGGGGCAGGCCGCGCAGGTGCTGGCGAGGCTCGGGTACGCCGCGATCGTGCTGGAGGGCAAGCCGGAAGGCGACGACCTCTACAAGATCTTCATCAACAAGGACGGGGTCCAGGTTTCCGTCGACAACAGCCTGAAGAATCTCAACAACTATCCGCTGGTCGAGAAGCTCCAGGGGCAGTACGGCGAACGCGCGGCGTTCATGACCATCGGCATCGCGGGGGAGATGAAGCTGCTGGCGGCGTCCATCGCCTGCACCGATCCGGAGAAGCGGCCGACCCGCCACTGCGGGCGCGGCGGAACCGGCGCCGTCATGGGGGCGAAGCGGGTCAAGGCGATCATCCTGGACGACGCGGGACTCAAGATGCGTCCGCCCAAGGACCCGGAGAAGTTCCGCGACGCGAACCGCCGGTTCGTCGAAGGGCTGCGGAAGCACCCCATCACGGGCGAGGGGCTCCCCGCCTACGGCACGAACGTCCTGACCAACGTCCTGAACGAGGCGGGCGCCTACCCCACGAACAACTTCCGGACGGGGCGTTTCGGGGGCGCCGCCCGGATCGCCGGGGAGGTCCAGGCGGAGCTCGAGGTGAAGCGCGGAGGTTCCGCCACCCACGGCTGCCACCGCGGCTGCGTGATCCAGTGCTCCGGGATCTACCACGACAAGGACGGCAACTACGTCACGAAGCAGCCGGAGTACGAGACGGTCTGGGCCCACGGCGGGAATTGCGGGATCGACGACCTGGACGTCATCGCCCGGCTCGATTACCTGGACGACAACTTCGGCGTGGACACGATGGACACGGGCGCGGCCGTCGGCGTCGCGATGGAAGCGGGCCTGATCCCCTTCGGGGACGGTCCCGGAGCAATCCGGCTGGTGGAGGAGATCGGGAAGGGAACGCCGCTGGGAAGGATCCTGGGTTGCGGCGCCGCGGTCACCGGCAAGGTATTCGGCGTCGAGCGGGTCCCCGTGTGCAAGGGGCAGGCGATGGCGGCGTACGACCCGCGGTCGGTCATGGGAATCGGCGTCACGTACGCGACGAGCACCCAGGGCGCCGACCACACGGCGGGATATTCCGTGGGGCCGAACATCCTGAAGTCCGGCGGGAACCTGGATCCGTTAAACCCGGAGGGACAGGTCGAGATGTCCCGGAACCTGCAGATCGCCACCGCGGCGGTGGACTCGACCGGGATGTGCCTGTTCATCGCGTTCCCGCTGCTGGACCAGCCCGACACCTTCCAGGCGCTCCTGGACATGATCGGGGCCTTCCACGGAGTACCCGTTACGGGAGACGACGTGACGGCGCTCGGGAAGAGCATCCTGAAGATGGAGCGGGACTTCAACACGCGCGCGGGATTTTCGAAGGCCGACGACCGGCTGCCGCGATTCTTCCTGCAGGAGCCGATCCCGCCCCACAACGTCACGTTCACGGTGAAGGACGAGGATCTGGACAACGTGTTCAACTGGTGACAGCGAAGCCGCGGAGCGGAAGGGCGGGTGTCGGGCGCCTCCGGGATCCAGCCTTCGGCTTCGCCGCCTCGGAGGGGGACTCCGTTCGTGGCTCGCCGTGCGGTGAACCCGCCCGGCTGCGCTTTACCTCACTTCGCCCCCCTCCTGCGGCGACTCCGCCGGACCCTCCTGTTGCGTGCGCCTTCCCTGCTGTCTCCCAATACGTTACCGTACTTATGAATTGAAACACTCAGGGAGGCGGGATGCAGGTTACCGTGAAGCTGTTCGCGACGTTCCGGAAGGGGCGGTTCGACGTGGAGGTCCGGGAGGTCCCCCCCGGGACGACCGTCTCGCGGATCGTCGAGGAAGCGAAGCTTCCCGAGAAGGAGATCGGGATCGTCCTGGTGAACAGCCGGCACGCCGACCTTGCGAAGGCGCTGGCCGACGGGGACACCCTGGCCATCTTTCCGCTGGTCGGGGGGGGGTAGCCCGGCGGTTTTTTTTGCCAATCGTTATATAGTATGCTACATAACGATTCCGAAAAAATCGAAGGGGAGGAAGATGCCATGAAGCGGCTCGTGTTCGCGTCCGGGATCCTTGCATTTCTGCTGATGTGCCAAACGGGGTGGACCAGGACCCTCGAGGAGGTCCTGAAGGAGAAGGGAGTGATCACCGAGGCGGATTTCAAGGAGGTCGCGGGATCGAAGCCCGTGGCGTACCAACCCGGGAAAGGGTTCACGTTCACCTCGCCCGACGGGAAGTTCCAGCTCTCCCTCGCCGGGAGGGGGCAGTTCCATTACCAGTACGTGGACAAGGACGATGTGAACGGCCCGTTGGCGGAAACCAGCCTGTGGAGGATCCGTCGCTTCAAGGTGTCCATGGGCGGCTACGCGTTCACCCGGGACCTCACGTATCGCGTCCAGATGGACCTCGCGAAGTCGGGGACGGCGCAGATGCTGGACGACGCATGGATCAACTACCGGTTCGGCGACGCGGCGCAGCTCCAGGCCGGACAGTTCAAGATGCCGTTCTCCCGGCAGGAGCTCACCTCCGACGGCGCGCTGCAGTTCGTGGACCGGGCCAACGCGGTGGACGTCTTCAAGCCCAGCTACGACGTCGGGGCGATGGTGCAGGGGAAAGTCGCGGGCGGACGGCTCGCCTGGAACGCCGGGCTCTTCAACGGCACCGGCCAGAGCGGGACGCGCACGACCAACAGCGGCGCGTGGGCCGCGCGCCTCGTCTTCAATCCCTTCGGGGAGGTGCGGTACAGCGAGCCGGACCTGGAGAGCACCCCGAAACCGCTCCTTTCCGCCGGGGCCGGCTACTTCGCGAACACGCTGAAGCGGAACGGAAACGCGACGTTCCTGGACACCAGCACCACGGTTCCCGCGTACTCCGGGACCAGCGGGTGGCTCGGGAAGGCGGCCAAGGACACGACGATCTTCGACAACACGGAGCGGGTCGACGTCGAAACGTACGGGTTCGACGCCGCGTTCCGGTGGAGGGGACTCTCCGCGCAGGGCGAATATTTTGGGGGGAAGGGCGAAGGGCGGAACCAGGGCAGGACGGTGCACTCGCGGGGCTATTACGGACAGGCGGGGTACTTCCTCCTGCCGAAGAAGCTCGAGGTGGCGGCCCGGTATTCGAGCGTGGATCCGAACCGGGACAGGCTCCGGGACATGCAGATCGAAGTCACCGGCGCGGTGTCGTACTACTTCGAAGGGCACAACCTGAAGATCCAGGGCGACTATACAAACATCCACATCCAGGTCGCCGGGAAGCAGGCCACGGACGACAAGCAGATTCGGGTGCAGGCGCAGCTCGCCTTCTGAGCGACATCGCCGTTCACCGGGAATGGCGTGCTCATGTAAAATACGGTCTGGGAGGAAGACAACCATCAGGAAGGCCGAAGGAAAACGCGCACCGGGCGGAAGCCGCCCTCCGGCCCGCGGGGGGAGTAGAGCCGTGTCGATCACGGCGACCCTCGCCATGCGGCGCGCCGACCGGATGCTGGTCGGGGGGGACCGGGTCGGACTGCTGGAAGCGATCGACCGGTGCGGGTCGATCAGCGCGGCGGCCCGGGAGGTCGGGATCAGCTACAAGACCGCATGGGACTCCGTCGACGCGATGAACAACGCCGCGGAGAGACCGCTGGTCCACCGGTCGGTCGGCGGCGTCGGCGGCGGTGGTACAATACTCACGGTTGCGGGGAAGGAGACTGTCCGGCTGTACCGCGTCCTGCAGGACGAGCATCAAAGGTTCATCGGGCGCCTCGAAGGGCGCCTCGGGGACGTGGGGCACCTTTACTCCCTGCTTCGGAGGGTTGCCATGCGGGTCAGCGCGAGGAACGTGTTCCTGGGAAAGGTGAAGGAGGTCCGCAAGGGGGCCGTCAGCACAGAGGTCACCATCGGGTTGAAGGGTGGGGAGACCCTCTGCTCGGTCGTCACGAACGAGAGCGCGAAGACGCTGGGCCTGGCGCCCGGGGTCGAGGCGTACGCCTTCTTCAAGGCGAGCGCCGTGATCCTCGGGAAGGACCTCCATGCCGCGAAGGTCAGCGCGCGGAATCTCCTGTGCGGAACGGTCGGCCGGATCGTGCATGGGCCGGTGAACGCCGAGGTGACGGTGTCCCTGGAAGGCGGGAGCGTGCTCACGGCGATCGTGACCGAGGAGAGCGCGAAATCCCTTGCGCTTGCGACCGGCGACCACGTCTGCTCGCTCGTCAAGGCATCCAGCGTGATCCTCGGCCTCGACGCATGACAGCCCCCGCGATCTGACCGCAACGGGTTTCCGACTTGCCGACCTACGAGGAAGCGAGGAGGATCGTGCTCGAGAGCGTTCGGCCGGTCGGCGTCGAGCGGATCGAGACCGGGCGCGCGCTGGGCAGGACCCTCGCGGAATCCGTCGCCGCTCCGTGGCCCCTCCCGTTCTGCGACAACTCCGCCATGGACGGTTTCGCGGTCCGGGCGGACGATTGCCGTGGCCCGGCGCGCCTTTTGGTCACCGGGTACGTGCCTGCCGGTGGAACCGCATCGGCCGGCGTCGCGCCCGGGTGCGCCGTCAAGATCATGACCGGCGCCCCGATCCCCCCCGGCTGCGACGCGGTGGTCCCCTTCGAGGAGACGGAGGCCGCGGACGGCCATGTCGTCGTGAAGGGACCGGTGACCGTCCGCCAGCACATACGGTTCCGCGTGGAGGACGTGAGGGAGGGGGCCGTGATCCTTCCGGAAGGGACGCCGCTCCGCCCGCCGGAGATCAGCATGCTGGCCTCCCTCGGGAAGGCGTTCGTCCCGGTCTACCGGAAGGTCCGCGTGGCGGTGCTGTCCACCGGCGACGAGCTGATCGAGCTCGGCGAGGCGCCGTCGCCGGGCGCGATCATCAACAGCAACAGCCTGGCGGTCGCCGCCGCCGTCCGGGAAGCGGGCGCGGTCCCGGTCCTCCTGGGCATCGCGCGCGACGAAGCGGCGAGCCACGCGGAGAAGATCTCCGAAGGACTGACGGCGGACGCCCTGGTCACCACCGCGGGAGTGTCGGCGGGAGACCGGGACCTGGTGCGGGACGCGCTGGCGCGGATGGGCGTCGAGTCCCGCTTCTGGAAGGTCGGCATCAAGCCGGGCGGCCCGACCGCGTTCGGCATGAAGGACGGCAGGCCGGTCTTCTCCCTCCCGGGGAACCCGGTGTCCGCGCTGATCACGTTCGAGGTGTTCGTCCGCCCCGCGCTTCTCCGGATGATGGGCCGGAAGACGGTGGTGCGGCCGCTGGTCAAGGCGACCCTCACCGGACCGGTGCGGAAGAAAGCGGGGAAGGTGAACTTCCTGCGGGTCGCGATCGAGGTCCGGGACGGCGAATATTTCGCTTCTTCCGCGGGAGACCAGAACACCGGGATCCTCCGGACGATGGTCCGGGCCGACGCGATCGCGGTCCTTCCGGCCGACACGACCTCCTTCGCCGCGGGCGAGAAGGTGGACGTCCAATATTTCGCTTCTTCCGCGGGAGACCAGAACACCGGGATCCTCCGGACGATGGTCCGGGCCGACGCGATCGCGGTCCTTCCGGCCGACACGACCTCCTTCGCCGCGGGCGAGAAGGTGGACGTCCACCTCCTGACATAGGCGTCGTTTCGCCCCGTCTCCCCCACCTACCCAGGAAGGGGCCGAAGCGTGAGGCGGACGCCGCGCGGGATCTCCAGCGAGAAGCTGCCCGCCCCCCGCCCGTCCGTCACGTCGATGACCGAGGGAGTGGCGGACACCAAGGGGTACATCTCCGCGGCGGCGTACACCTGGATCCCGTCCGCCTCCCCCAGAAGCCGGTCTCCTTGCCCAACGCGGAAGTTCTTCATCAGGATGGGGGCGGTGTTCTCGCAGCAGCCGCCCCCGACGAGGATCACGAGCGTATCCGACGGGTGTTCGCCGCGGATCTCCGCCAGGAGCCCCCGCGCCCTTTCCGAGAAGCGAAGATCCACGGTCGACTCCCCCCCGTTCCTAATAGAGGCCGAGCGGCTTGCCCGCCGTCGATACGAAGACGCTCTTCGTCTGGGTATAGTATTGCAGCGTTTCGAAGGCGCACTCCCTGCCGAAACCGCTTTTCTTGTAGCCGCCGAACGGAGCCCCGGCGGACAGGCTGTTGTAGTTGTTGATCCAGACGGTCCCCGACTGCAGCGCCCTGGCGGTCCGGACCGCCAGGGGAAGATTCTCCGTCCAGAGCCCGGAGGCGAGTCCGTAGGCCGTATCGTTGGCCTCGGCGATCATGTCGTCGTAGCTGTCCCACCGGATTACGGAAACCACTGGGCCGAAGATCTCCTCCCGGGCGATCCGCATCCGGTTGTGGACGCCTCCGAAGATCGTCGGTTCGACGAAGAATCCCCTGGAGAGGGACGGGTCGGAAGGCCGCGCCCCGCCGCACAGGACGGTCGCGCCTTCCTTCTTGCCGATCTCCACGTACGAGAGGACCTTCTCCATCTGCTCGCGGGAGACGATCGCCCCCAGCTGGGTGTCCTCCTTCATCGGGTCGCCGATCTTGATCCCCCTGGCCTTGGCGACCAGCTTCGGGACGAACGTGTCGTAGATGGCGTCGTGCACGAAGAGCCGGGACCCGGCGGTGCAGACTTCCCCCTGGTTGAAGAATACCCCGATCAGGACCCCCTCGACCGCCTGCTCCACGTTCGCGTCGGGGAAGATGATGTGCGGGCTCTTCCCGCCGAGCTCCATGGTGGCGGGGACGATGTTCTCCGACGCGTACTGCAGGATCAGGCGACCCGTCGTGGTCTCTCCCGTGAAGGACACCTTCCGGATCCCGGGGTGGCTCGCCAGGGGGGCTCCCGCCTCGGGCCCGTAGCCGGTGACCACGTTCAAGACTCCTGGCGGAAGGACGTCGCGCAGGTCGTTGGCGAGTTCGAGCAGCGAGAGGGGCGTCTGTTCCGCCGGCTTCATCACCACCGTGTTCCCGGCCGCCAGGGAAGGCGCGAGCTTCCACGCCGCGAGCAGGAGGGGGAAATTCCAGGGGAGGATGTGCCCGACCGCGCCGAGCGGCTCCCGGAGGGTGAAGTGCATCATCTCCTGGTCGATGGACTGGGTAAGGCCCTGGATGTTCCGCAGCACGCCGGCGAAATACCGGTAATGGTCGATCGCCAGCGGGACGTCGATGTTCGCCGATTCGCGGATCGGTTTCCCGACGTTCATGGTCTCGAGCTCGGCGTAGTCGCGGGCCCGCTTCCGGATCCGTTCGGCGATTTCCAGCAGGATCCCCTGGCGCTCGACGGCGGAGGTCTTCCCCCAGGTGACGAACGCTTTTCCCGCCGCGGCCACCGCCGCGTCGACGTCCGCTGCGTTTCCCGCCTGCACGCTGGTCAGAAGTTCACCCGTCGCCGGGTTAAGGACCGGGATGGTTTTTCCGGAACCGGATCTCCTCCAGGTTCCGCCGATGAAATGCTCGTATTCATTCTTTACGGAAGCCGACATGGGATCCCTCCTCGAGGTAAATGATGAATACCGAAACGCAATATACATGCCTATATAACGGTGTTTCCCAGCGCGTCATCAGTCGACCGCATCTGTTTGAAGAATTAGATGTATTTCCTTATCGGAAGTTGTTCTGCGCATAAAAACGGACGGTTGCGGATCTCTCCCGAGGCGCATCCGTGGGACGAAATTCCGATTATTGGGATGCGGCGCCCGCGTCCGAACCCGTGCGGTTGCCGGGCTCCCGTGAGATAATCCTTGACCTGCGCGCCGTGCGAGGTGGGCCGGGAATCGCGCACGGAGGGACGGGGAGGGATTTCGTGGGGTCGGTCGGAGGAGCGCGGTGACGGGTCGGGCGGAAGAGGGCGGATCGGTCGCGCGGGTCGCCGCGGTCTGCGTGAGCGAGCGGAAAGGGGAGCGGAAGAAGCCGGTCCCGTCGGTCGCGCTGGTCGCGGACCACGGGGTGCTGGGGGATGCGCACGCCGGAGACGGCCACCGCCAGGTGAGCCTGCTGGCGGCCGAGAGCATCGAGAAGATGCGGAACAAGGGATTGTCCGTTTC
This genomic window contains:
- a CDS encoding molybdopterin molybdotransferase MoeA, yielding MPTYEEARRIVLESVRPVGVERIETGRALGRTLAESVAAPWPLPFCDNSAMDGFAVRADDCRGPARLLVTGYVPAGGTASAGVAPGCAVKIMTGAPIPPGCDAVVPFEETEAADGHVVVKGPVTVRQHIRFRVEDVREGAVILPEGTPLRPPEISMLASLGKAFVPVYRKVRVAVLSTGDELIELGEAPSPGAIINSNSLAVAAAVREAGAVPVLLGIARDEAASHAEKISEGLTADALVTTAGVSAGDRDLVRDALARMGVESRFWKVGIKPGGPTAFGMKDGRPVFSLPGNPVSALITFEVFVRPALLRMMGRKTVVRPLVKATLTGPVRKKAGKVNFLRVAIEVRDGEYFASSAGDQNTGILRTMVRADAIAVLPADTTSFAAGEKVDVQYFASSAGDQNTGILRTMVRADAIAVLPADTTSFAAGEKVDVHLLT
- a CDS encoding aldehyde dehydrogenase family protein, whose translation is MYIAFRYSSFTSRRDPMSASVKNEYEHFIGGTWRRSGSGKTIPVLNPATGELLTSVQAGNAADVDAAVAAAGKAFVTWGKTSAVERQGILLEIAERIRKRARDYAELETMNVGKPIRESANIDVPLAIDHYRYFAGVLRNIQGLTQSIDQEMMHFTLREPLGAVGHILPWNFPLLLAAWKLAPSLAAGNTVVMKPAEQTPLSLLELANDLRDVLPPGVLNVVTGYGPEAGAPLASHPGIRKVSFTGETTTGRLILQYASENIVPATMELGGKSPHIIFPDANVEQAVEGVLIGVFFNQGEVCTAGSRLFVHDAIYDTFVPKLVAKARGIKIGDPMKEDTQLGAIVSREQMEKVLSYVEIGKKEGATVLCGGARPSDPSLSRGFFVEPTIFGGVHNRMRIAREEIFGPVVSVIRWDSYDDMIAEANDTAYGLASGLWTENLPLAVRTARALQSGTVWINNYNSLSAGAPFGGYKKSGFGRECAFETLQYYTQTKSVFVSTAGKPLGLY
- a CDS encoding TOBE domain-containing protein, with the protein product MRRADRMLVGGDRVGLLEAIDRCGSISAAAREVGISYKTAWDSVDAMNNAAERPLVHRSVGGVGGGGTILTVAGKETVRLYRVLQDEHQRFIGRLEGRLGDVGHLYSLLRRVAMRVSARNVFLGKVKEVRKGAVSTEVTIGLKGGETLCSVVTNESAKTLGLAPGVEAYAFFKASAVILGKDLHAAKVSARNLLCGTVGRIVHGPVNAEVTVSLEGGSVLTAIVTEESAKSLALATGDHVCSLVKASSVILGLDA
- a CDS encoding porin — its product is MKRLVFASGILAFLLMCQTGWTRTLEEVLKEKGVITEADFKEVAGSKPVAYQPGKGFTFTSPDGKFQLSLAGRGQFHYQYVDKDDVNGPLAETSLWRIRRFKVSMGGYAFTRDLTYRVQMDLAKSGTAQMLDDAWINYRFGDAAQLQAGQFKMPFSRQELTSDGALQFVDRANAVDVFKPSYDVGAMVQGKVAGGRLAWNAGLFNGTGQSGTRTTNSGAWAARLVFNPFGEVRYSEPDLESTPKPLLSAGAGYFANTLKRNGNATFLDTSTTVPAYSGTSGWLGKAAKDTTIFDNTERVDVETYGFDAAFRWRGLSAQGEYFGGKGEGRNQGRTVHSRGYYGQAGYFLLPKKLEVAARYSSVDPNRDRLRDMQIEVTGAVSYYFEGHNLKIQGDYTNIHIQVAGKQATDDKQIRVQAQLAF
- a CDS encoding DUF779 domain-containing protein, which encodes MDLRFSERARGLLAEIRGEHPSDTLVILVGGGCCENTAPILMKNFRVGQGDRLLGEADGIQVYAAAEMYPLVSATPSVIDVTDGRGAGSFSLEIPRGVRLTLRPLPG